Part of the Thalassoroseus pseudoceratinae genome, ACGTGCTTTCCTTATCAGGGAAAGTTTGAAGGGCAGTTTGAGCATTTGCAATTGTCTGCGGATGGTCTATGGCCGATGGAGTCTTTGCCTAAGGAACCTCAAGTCTTGGCTGAGCAACTACGTGGCCGCTTCGAGCAAAGCGAGGCAATTGCGGCACACGTGAGGGAACGCCTGCCGACGATCCAGGAATTTGCTAATAAAAATTTTCAGGGGTTCAGTGGATTCCTGGAAGCCACATCATCAATGAAGTCCCAAGATCAAACGCCCCAAGCCACTGTGGAACGGACGTCGTGAGCATTTCCGTTGTCATCCCTTGTTATAACCGGGAAGATTCAATCGGCTTAGCCATTGAAAGTGCATGCAATCAATCGCAGGCACCAATGGAGATCCTTGTTGTGGACGATGGCTCGACCGATTCGTCGGCTCAAGTTGCAGGGAAGTTCGGTTCCCTGGTGCGGGTTATCCGCCAAGCCAATGCGGGAGCGGCAGCTGCACGAAACCGAGGAATCGCTGAGGCAATGGGTGAATGGATTGCGTTTCTCGATAGCGACGACATCTGGTCTCCAAACAAACTTGAAAAGGAGTTACAGGTGGCGAAGCGATTTCCAAACGCAGAATTGATCTTCTGTGATACACGAACGGTGCGTGGTGAGCGGGAGATTATGACCAGCCGTTTTGCCCTGGGTGGGGTGCGTGGCAGTGAGGTGGAGCATGACGGAAAATTTGCCCGCTATGACCGGTCAATATTTTTGTCCATGTTAGACAACAGCCGGGTGATCACCTCTGCAGTACTTGTGCGGCGTAAATTGCCCGAATTGTGGTTTCCGGAACACATTTGGGGTTCCGAAGATTGGGGCTTATGGTTGAATCTTGCGTTGCGGTATCCTCTAGCCTCAATCGATGAAGTTCTCGTAACGATGAGTGCTGGTGAAGACAATTTAACTCGTAGCATCTCACGATTGATGCGCAACGATGTCAAACTTTTGCAAGAGTTGCGGAACGACCCACTCCTGAACACGGATGAAGTTGCCGCGGTTGAACAGACTCTACAGGGGCGGTACTTTGCGGCCATGTATCATGCATTGCGGGCTGGGGAAACCGAGATTAGTCGAAGCTTCCTTAAACGAATTGCACGAGGGAAAGTCGGTTGGCTCGCGTATTGGCGATACTTGGTGGCGTCTTACATGCCGGGCCAACTTCTAAGAAGCATTTATGGTGGTTCTGAAAGTCTGCGTGCCGAGTCCGGATTTAGCGATTAGCAGCTGGGAAAGGCCAGGAGACGTGCTATGAAAGGCATGCTGTTTATCTATGGCCTACTGGCCATATGTTGTATTATTGGTTTGGCACGTCCGCATGTGGCTTTGATTGGCTACTATGGCTTCGCCGTCTTGATCCCTGAGTGGAATTGGCGTTGGGCGTTGCCGCCGAACCCTGGGTTTCAGAAATACCTCGTGGCCTCATGTTTGCTTGGATTCTTATTCAATGGTCTTCGAGGAAATCGACTGCGTGGTGGACCGCTAGCAGCTTGTCTTTGCTTCGGACTTTATCTGGGTTTGTCTTACGTCAGTGCGGCTTCGAGCATTAGTCCGTCGAACTCACAGTGGTTCATGTCGTTCATGTGGAAAATTGTGCTAATGGCTGCAATGGCAGTTCTGCTGCTCGATTCGCCTCGCAAAATAAGCGCAATTTTGTGGATTTTGGTCCTCGCACAAGGCTACAACGCTTTTCGGATAAATGAACAATACTTCGAAACTGGCATTTGCTGGGCCGCATATACTGGTTGGGCGTTCATGGACAATAACATCTATTGCATGGCCACAATGCCGATGATCGGCATGAGTCTCGCCTTGGCATTTCGTTCACAACGGATCTGGCAGCGAGCGATTGCTGGCGGAATCTTTCTACTGCAAATGCATCAAATCATGCTGATGCAATCCCGTGGCTGTATGCTAGGGGCGATAATCCTTGCAGGGGTCTTCTTCTTACT contains:
- a CDS encoding glycosyltransferase family 2 protein, which translates into the protein MSISVVIPCYNREDSIGLAIESACNQSQAPMEILVVDDGSTDSSAQVAGKFGSLVRVIRQANAGAAAARNRGIAEAMGEWIAFLDSDDIWSPNKLEKELQVAKRFPNAELIFCDTRTVRGEREIMTSRFALGGVRGSEVEHDGKFARYDRSIFLSMLDNSRVITSAVLVRRKLPELWFPEHIWGSEDWGLWLNLALRYPLASIDEVLVTMSAGEDNLTRSISRLMRNDVKLLQELRNDPLLNTDEVAAVEQTLQGRYFAAMYHALRAGETEISRSFLKRIARGKVGWLAYWRYLVASYMPGQLLRSIYGGSESLRAESGFSD
- a CDS encoding O-antigen ligase family protein; translated protein: MKGMLFIYGLLAICCIIGLARPHVALIGYYGFAVLIPEWNWRWALPPNPGFQKYLVASCLLGFLFNGLRGNRLRGGPLAACLCFGLYLGLSYVSAASSISPSNSQWFMSFMWKIVLMAAMAVLLLDSPRKISAILWILVLAQGYNAFRINEQYFETGICWAAYTGWAFMDNNIYCMATMPMIGMSLALAFRSQRIWQRAIAGGIFLLQMHQIMLMQSRGCMLGAIILAGVFFLLVPKNAYSWAAILGSIFAATVLAGPSVVKEFSSSFASAEKRDSSADSRFKLWEAGAKITADYPVLGVGPDAGRRIVHKYYPGGLRARDKALHNTLFEVTACSGVPAAVGYFGFFGICWLSVAWFWKREGKILAPPMSAACLAILCGLPGFLVSAMFSSSLLVESPYALAALGCATILVRKAYEDRHQSSSHGFPGTVDHIGKSTQFLPRSAEVEITPEPFRQ